One segment of Asaia bogorensis NBRC 16594 DNA contains the following:
- a CDS encoding S1/P1 nuclease: MTRRSLFALPALLSVAALTLASKPAQAWGPYGHAIVADIAQSRLTPQAASAVTQLLALEHHQSLDQVASWPDTIGHVPPEKGGLPQTLPWHYVDTDAAFATYDKARDCGNDICVTEKLPEMEHVLADPNATPEARLAALKWVVHLVGDLHQPLHAAERDHDKGGNMVKVSYFGQDRNGHENLHSLWDEGIMDHERHLVVGPHYTIDFAKAREEADRLNSQITPGQAAFWSGALSPDTMHEAVVQWTDESHGLARSIAYGALPGGNRKDLGAAYTDIAFPVIETRLQQAGVRLADVLNTALSAPVSAMGAPSSATP, encoded by the coding sequence ATGACACGTCGCTCGCTTTTCGCCCTCCCGGCACTGCTTTCCGTTGCCGCGCTGACCCTTGCCTCAAAACCTGCCCAGGCCTGGGGTCCCTATGGGCATGCCATCGTCGCTGATATCGCACAGAGCCGCCTTACGCCGCAGGCTGCCAGTGCCGTGACGCAGCTTCTTGCGCTTGAGCATCATCAGAGCCTCGACCAGGTGGCGTCATGGCCCGATACGATCGGGCATGTGCCGCCGGAAAAAGGCGGCCTGCCCCAGACGCTGCCGTGGCACTATGTCGATACCGACGCTGCCTTTGCGACCTATGATAAGGCACGCGATTGCGGCAACGATATCTGCGTCACCGAAAAACTGCCTGAAATGGAACACGTGCTGGCAGACCCGAATGCCACGCCCGAAGCGCGTCTTGCTGCCCTGAAATGGGTGGTGCATCTGGTGGGCGATTTGCATCAGCCCCTTCATGCTGCAGAGCGCGACCATGACAAGGGCGGCAACATGGTGAAGGTCTCGTATTTCGGTCAGGACCGGAACGGCCACGAGAACCTTCATTCATTGTGGGATGAGGGGATCATGGACCATGAGCGGCATCTGGTCGTGGGGCCGCATTATACGATCGATTTTGCCAAAGCCCGTGAGGAGGCCGACCGGCTGAACAGCCAGATCACCCCTGGCCAGGCTGCATTCTGGTCCGGCGCGCTTTCTCCCGACACCATGCATGAGGCTGTTGTGCAGTGGACCGATGAAAGCCACGGTCTGGCCCGTTCCATTGCCTATGGCGCGCTGCCCGGCGGCAACAGGAAGGATCTCGGCGCGGCCTACACGGACATTGCTTTTCCGGTGATCGAGACGCGCCTGCAGCAGGCGGGGGTGAGGCTTGCAGATGTCCTGAATACAGCCCTTTCTGCGCCTGTCAGCGCAATGGGTGCCCCTTCCTCCGCAACACCCTGA
- a CDS encoding aldose 1-epimerase family protein, translating to MSDSHVFSNGRFKARVAAHGAELCSLCDETGRELIWTGGAWPRHSPVLFPIVGRLRDNHALIDGLDYTLTQHGFARDRVFRWVERHETGCTLVLEDDPTSRAIFPFAFRLTLQYTLDEDGLHLAYTLGNPDSRSLLHASLGAHPAFIWPLVPGTAKTDHVLEFEAPEPEPLAVLEEGLIAPGERPNPVKDGILPLDDSLFDHDALIFLHPVSRKLRFHARTGEALVFSWHGFEQLGIWMKPGSDFLCLEPWMGYSSPADFDGAFEEKPGLLHLQPGESWSAGWSVRLGP from the coding sequence ATGTCCGACAGCCATGTCTTCAGCAATGGGCGATTCAAGGCGCGCGTTGCTGCCCACGGTGCCGAGCTTTGTTCACTTTGTGATGAAACGGGGCGCGAGCTCATCTGGACCGGGGGCGCCTGGCCACGCCATTCTCCCGTCCTGTTCCCGATTGTAGGGCGTCTGCGTGACAATCATGCCCTGATCGATGGTCTCGACTATACCCTTACGCAGCATGGTTTTGCCCGTGACCGCGTCTTTCGCTGGGTCGAACGCCATGAGACGGGTTGCACGCTGGTGCTTGAGGATGATCCGACAAGCCGGGCGATCTTTCCTTTCGCCTTCCGGCTCACGCTGCAATACACGCTCGATGAAGATGGCCTGCACCTTGCCTATACGCTGGGCAATCCGGACAGCCGGAGCCTTCTCCATGCTTCGCTCGGGGCTCATCCGGCCTTCATCTGGCCGCTAGTGCCGGGAACAGCCAAGACGGACCACGTGCTCGAATTCGAGGCTCCCGAGCCAGAGCCTCTCGCCGTTCTTGAGGAAGGGCTGATTGCCCCGGGGGAGCGTCCCAACCCGGTCAAGGATGGAATTCTGCCGCTCGATGACAGCCTGTTCGACCATGACGCGCTGATCTTCCTGCATCCGGTGAGCCGCAAGCTGCGTTTTCATGCCCGTACGGGCGAGGCGCTGGTTTTCTCGTGGCATGGTTTCGAGCAGCTTGGCATCTGGATGAAGCCGGGCTCCGATTTCCTCTGCCTCGAACCCTGGATGGGATATTCCAGTCCGGCCGATTTCGACGGCGCTTTCGAGGAAAAGCCGGGATTGCTGCATCTCCAGCCCGGTGAAAGCTGGTCGGCTGGCTGGTCGGTTCGACTGGGCCCCTGA
- a CDS encoding TonB-dependent receptor, which yields MRSLSRTSLSLLPMLTGIILGATQTHAADDSSADRKDRKPQRQRKLEKQTTEEKTDEHITVLGNGFNTLKDPIGLSRMPQDALHTPQQINIVPQILMKQQNVKSVDEALRNVPGVTSSIGEGAGGMNGDQFLIRGFQAQNDIYQDGLRDFGVYSRDAFNLETISVIKGPSSEVFGNGTTGGAINMVTKTPTLRDHYAAEFNGGSGSYYRGVLDVNKKLDDHTALRITGMGNENNIVGRDFLYSHRWGIAPSIAFGLGSKATLVLQYMHQQENSIPDFGVPVVTPPGAKTGGPITEYGIRRTNFYGTNNDQNATNDNMETARFSYKLNDHIKFFDDLRGGQFYRTFAASKATCDTTCVNNYFLGHAGSALVARSGPNGAGNGKGPGTTMAPLPYQQTSWSVQNVGSMVADFHTGFLKHQIVTGFDLERVNDVRSQSTYLKAKPYASLVNPNPYVGNLLLVPGDLNPGGLVSLGALGAKSHSNGYGFDTGLFFYDQIWFTNWLSVKGGFRWDRWQTSYNLTGGNVATNPDIHYHQVSSVFNPNVSLVATPDAHQTYYFTWATSTTPSGMYVTNGSVPIRPGTNSFASPEKANLYEIGAKYSAFHDRMGFTASLFRLEKNNAINADPVTGQVEGSSDRQRNQGLELSVGGMITRHWNISATYALYDSDTLASDTSAAVGKQVQYVPHNQATLWSVYEAFPNTPYNLSFGGGMTWRQHVWLNTTNTLKVPANLDFDAVISHRLGQHWKIALNGYNLANRLNYQSLFSNRATPSAGRSFLGQISMSY from the coding sequence ATGCGATCCCTCTCGCGCACATCCCTGTCCCTGCTACCGATGCTCACCGGGATCATTCTCGGTGCAACTCAAACCCACGCCGCTGACGACAGTTCGGCGGACCGCAAGGACAGGAAACCGCAGCGTCAGCGGAAGCTCGAAAAGCAAACGACTGAGGAGAAGACAGACGAGCATATCACCGTGCTCGGCAACGGCTTCAACACACTCAAAGACCCGATCGGCCTGTCACGCATGCCGCAGGACGCGCTTCATACGCCGCAGCAGATCAATATCGTACCGCAGATACTGATGAAGCAGCAGAACGTGAAATCGGTAGATGAAGCCCTGCGGAACGTGCCGGGTGTGACCTCCTCGATTGGCGAGGGCGCGGGCGGCATGAATGGCGACCAGTTCCTGATCCGCGGCTTTCAGGCGCAGAACGATATCTATCAGGACGGGCTGCGCGATTTTGGCGTCTATAGCCGCGATGCGTTCAATCTCGAGACGATCTCGGTCATCAAGGGCCCTTCATCCGAGGTGTTCGGCAACGGGACGACGGGCGGCGCCATCAATATGGTGACCAAGACCCCCACCCTGCGCGACCATTATGCCGCCGAGTTCAATGGCGGGTCGGGCTCCTATTATCGGGGCGTCCTCGACGTGAACAAGAAGCTGGATGACCATACGGCATTGCGCATCACCGGCATGGGCAACGAGAACAATATTGTCGGGCGCGATTTCCTCTATTCGCATCGCTGGGGCATTGCGCCCTCCATCGCCTTCGGGCTCGGAAGCAAGGCCACACTGGTGCTGCAATACATGCACCAGCAGGAGAACTCGATCCCGGATTTCGGTGTGCCTGTCGTCACGCCACCCGGTGCGAAAACCGGCGGTCCGATCACGGAATACGGCATTCGCCGCACCAATTTCTACGGCACGAACAACGATCAGAACGCCACCAACGACAACATGGAAACAGCGCGTTTCTCGTACAAGCTCAACGACCACATCAAGTTCTTCGATGATCTGCGCGGTGGCCAGTTCTACCGGACTTTCGCTGCCTCCAAAGCTACGTGCGACACGACCTGCGTAAACAATTACTTCCTCGGTCATGCCGGTTCGGCGCTTGTTGCCCGCTCAGGTCCCAACGGCGCCGGAAACGGCAAGGGACCAGGTACCACCATGGCGCCCCTGCCCTATCAGCAGACAAGCTGGTCGGTGCAGAATGTCGGCTCGATGGTGGCCGATTTTCATACGGGTTTTCTCAAGCATCAGATCGTGACAGGTTTCGATCTCGAACGCGTCAACGATGTGCGCTCGCAATCGACCTATCTCAAAGCAAAGCCCTATGCCTCACTGGTCAACCCCAACCCCTATGTCGGCAATCTGCTTCTGGTGCCTGGCGATCTGAATCCGGGTGGGCTGGTCAGCCTCGGTGCTCTGGGGGCCAAATCACATTCAAACGGCTATGGCTTTGATACCGGCCTGTTCTTCTATGACCAGATCTGGTTCACCAACTGGCTGTCGGTGAAGGGTGGCTTCCGCTGGGACCGCTGGCAGACCAGCTATAATCTGACAGGCGGCAATGTCGCGACCAATCCTGATATTCATTACCATCAGGTCAGCAGCGTCTTTAACCCCAATGTCAGCCTCGTCGCGACGCCCGATGCGCATCAAACCTATTATTTCACCTGGGCAACCTCGACCACGCCAAGCGGCATGTATGTGACCAACGGCTCCGTGCCGATACGCCCCGGCACAAACAGCTTTGCCAGCCCGGAGAAAGCCAATCTCTACGAAATCGGCGCGAAATACAGCGCCTTTCATGACCGCATGGGGTTCACGGCCTCACTGTTCCGACTGGAGAAAAACAATGCCATCAACGCCGACCCGGTTACCGGGCAGGTTGAGGGATCGAGCGACCGGCAGCGAAATCAGGGGCTTGAGCTTTCCGTCGGTGGCATGATCACACGCCACTGGAACATCTCAGCCACTTACGCCCTTTATGACAGCGATACCCTGGCTTCCGATACGTCTGCTGCAGTGGGCAAGCAGGTGCAGTATGTGCCCCATAACCAGGCGACTCTCTGGTCGGTCTACGAGGCCTTCCCGAATACGCCGTACAATCTCTCATTCGGTGGCGGCATGACATGGCGCCAGCATGTCTGGCTCAACACGACCAACACGTTGAAGGTCCCGGCCAATCTGGACTTCGATGCCGTGATTTCCCATCGTCTGGGCCAGCACTGGAAAATTGCGCTGAATGGCTACAATCTGGCCAATCGCCTGAACTACCAGAGCCTGTTTTCCAACCGCGCCACTCCATCGGCTGGCCGCTCCTTCCTTGGCCAGATCAGCATGAGCTACTGA
- a CDS encoding Hint domain-containing protein, producing the protein MVAQSVLVRDHRETEAVATTSATVLKGGDWSAIDRDGVTWYVSNSVSATGAVVLSGVNSLTISNGAVVSGAMLSGGIPTVSVLSGGAMISSTEVNGYLRVASGGIISGNTLNSDEVTLSAGASSVRDVFLNSGSVADGNAYVYVSSGASLLEATMTDGAQSGLSAFAYSGATVSGLTLGSGAAAYLSSGAVAADIDAGNGSVLSMATAYGSANASVAPSTQGATVLTGGTWSAVLSNNTTWYVSGAVSASGRVVLSGISTLTISSGAVVSGATISGSVATVSVMSGGVMQNSLLLNGYVSAMNGATLSANVLNSDVVYLYSGARSVSDTYLNSGSGTDGYSDAYVYSGGSIEAPYIGAATNGGFTVWVSSGASISDPTLVRNGGQLSVSGGTFTTTEPAPCFLAGTLIETENGLIPVEDIRIGDHVMAYQGESCTPRRVIWSGRTRAVVDAGKPDDLSGYPVRVVRDALGEGKPFRDLMITAEHCLFLDGAFIPVRMLVNGTSIHYDKTVAEYEYFHIETEDHAILMSDGALSESYLDTGDRRRFRQAGTIHVLGGRVLTWQNSAAAPLVNERSFVEPIHERLMRRAETLSLGQGGVSQRHVTHDPDLHIVTESGEWIAGCQRQNGQYVFTVPEEAQDIRIVSNRSRPSDAVGPYVDDRRMLGVLVSDIRIYDSWGTIELPHVLAGGIAEGWKPIEACGRRWTDGNASLFLPERRAGGITLLALRIDVAGPYVTTADPAAINDRSRSHNRNSALTHEAHSARLYA; encoded by the coding sequence GTGGTTGCCCAGTCTGTTCTTGTGCGCGATCACAGGGAGACAGAGGCTGTGGCGACAACATCGGCAACCGTGTTGAAGGGTGGCGACTGGTCGGCAATCGATCGTGATGGTGTCACCTGGTATGTGAGCAATAGCGTTTCCGCTACCGGGGCTGTCGTACTGTCAGGCGTCAACAGCCTCACGATCTCCAATGGTGCTGTCGTGTCAGGCGCCATGCTCTCGGGGGGTATCCCCACGGTTTCGGTGCTGAGTGGCGGCGCCATGATTTCCTCCACCGAGGTCAACGGTTATCTGCGTGTCGCCAGTGGCGGCATTATTTCAGGAAACACGCTCAATTCGGATGAGGTCACCCTTTCTGCCGGGGCCAGTTCGGTGCGGGACGTGTTTCTTAACAGCGGTTCCGTGGCTGATGGCAATGCCTATGTCTATGTGTCCTCCGGCGCCAGTCTGCTAGAGGCGACCATGACCGATGGCGCTCAATCCGGATTAAGCGCCTTTGCCTATTCAGGAGCCACTGTATCAGGGCTTACGCTTGGTTCGGGTGCTGCGGCCTATCTCTCCTCCGGAGCGGTTGCAGCGGATATCGATGCGGGCAATGGCAGCGTACTCTCGATGGCAACAGCCTATGGTAGTGCAAACGCTTCCGTTGCGCCTTCTACGCAAGGTGCCACAGTGCTCACCGGGGGCACCTGGTCGGCGGTGCTGTCAAACAACACCACCTGGTATGTGAGCGGTGCTGTCTCAGCCAGCGGACGCGTCGTTCTGTCGGGTATATCGACCCTGACCATATCGAGCGGTGCTGTGGTTTCCGGGGCGACGATCAGTGGCAGTGTGGCGACTGTTTCGGTGATGAGCGGTGGCGTGATGCAGAACTCGCTGCTGCTCAATGGCTATGTCTCAGCCATGAACGGCGCCACCCTCTCGGCTAATGTTCTGAATTCTGATGTCGTCTATCTCTATTCGGGCGCACGCTCGGTCAGTGATACTTACCTCAATAGTGGCTCAGGCACGGACGGGTATTCCGATGCCTATGTCTATAGCGGGGGCAGTATCGAAGCGCCGTATATCGGGGCCGCCACAAATGGCGGTTTCACGGTATGGGTCTCGTCAGGCGCCTCGATCAGCGATCCGACGCTTGTTCGCAATGGCGGTCAGCTTTCGGTATCAGGCGGTACGTTCACCACCACTGAGCCTGCCCCCTGTTTTCTGGCCGGCACCCTGATCGAGACAGAAAACGGCTTGATACCGGTCGAGGATATCCGCATCGGCGATCACGTCATGGCGTATCAGGGTGAAAGCTGCACGCCGCGCAGGGTGATCTGGTCCGGGCGGACACGCGCAGTTGTCGATGCGGGAAAGCCCGATGATCTCTCCGGCTATCCGGTGCGCGTTGTCAGGGATGCGCTTGGTGAAGGCAAGCCGTTCAGGGATCTGATGATCACTGCAGAGCATTGCCTGTTTCTGGACGGGGCCTTTATTCCTGTGCGCATGCTCGTGAATGGCACATCCATCCACTACGACAAGACAGTCGCTGAGTATGAGTATTTTCATATCGAGACTGAAGACCACGCCATTCTCATGTCTGACGGGGCGCTGAGCGAGAGCTATCTGGACACCGGAGACAGACGACGTTTTCGTCAGGCTGGCACGATCCATGTGCTGGGTGGTCGCGTTTTGACATGGCAGAATTCTGCCGCAGCCCCTCTGGTGAACGAGCGCAGTTTTGTCGAGCCCATCCACGAGCGCCTGATGCGTCGGGCCGAAACCCTTTCGCTTGGGCAGGGAGGGGTATCGCAACGGCACGTCACCCATGATCCTGACCTGCATATCGTCACGGAGTCAGGCGAGTGGATTGCCGGCTGTCAGCGGCAGAACGGGCAATATGTCTTCACCGTGCCGGAAGAGGCGCAGGATATCCGTATCGTTTCGAACAGGAGCCGGCCGAGCGATGCAGTAGGCCCTTATGTAGATGACCGGCGCATGCTGGGCGTGCTGGTCAGCGACATAAGGATTTATGACAGCTGGGGGACAATCGAATTGCCGCATGTTCTGGCAGGCGGGATCGCCGAGGGCTGGAAGCCGATCGAGGCATGTGGGCGGCGCTGGACTGATGGCAATGCCAGCCTCTTCCTGCCTGAGAGGCGCGCTGGCGGTATCACGCTTCTCGCACTGCGCATCGATGTGGCTGGCCCCTATGTGACAACTGCCGACCCGGCAGCGATCAACGATAGGAGCAGGTCACACAACAGGAATTCAGCCCTCACGCATGAGGCGCATTCTGCGCGTCTCTACGCCTGA
- the trhO gene encoding oxygen-dependent tRNA uridine(34) hydroxylase TrhO, whose amino-acid sequence MSQPPVCIAALYRFTPFADPAALRASLLEACLQHGIRGTLLLAREGINGTIAGSAEGIESILAHIRGLPGCDALEWKLSWDDAMPFNRMKVRLKREIVTMGQPDIDPLAGVGRYVPAAEWNALISDPDTILIDTRNNYEVAVGTFKGAIDPDIQSFREFPDWFRGRRAALEAEGRKPKIAMFCTGGIRCEKSTAFALSEGVEDVYHLKGGILKYLEDVPEAESLWEGECFVFDQRVTVRHGLEPGAYDLCHACRRPVSAQDKTSPLFIDGIQCPACAAERTDEQRARYAARQHQEDLARARGTHHIGGDA is encoded by the coding sequence ATGTCGCAGCCGCCGGTCTGCATCGCCGCCCTTTATCGCTTCACCCCCTTTGCCGATCCCGCCGCTCTGCGGGCATCGCTGCTTGAGGCTTGCCTGCAGCACGGCATCAGGGGGACGCTGCTTCTGGCACGCGAAGGGATAAACGGTACCATTGCAGGCAGCGCCGAAGGCATCGAGTCCATTCTGGCCCATATTCGCGGTCTTCCCGGCTGCGATGCGCTGGAGTGGAAACTCTCCTGGGACGACGCCATGCCGTTCAACCGCATGAAGGTACGCCTCAAGCGCGAAATCGTCACAATGGGTCAGCCCGATATCGACCCTCTGGCCGGTGTGGGGCGCTACGTCCCTGCCGCCGAGTGGAACGCGCTGATTTCCGATCCCGATACCATCCTCATCGATACGCGAAACAACTATGAAGTGGCGGTAGGCACCTTCAAGGGGGCCATCGATCCCGACATCCAGAGCTTTCGTGAATTTCCCGACTGGTTTCGTGGCCGCCGCGCTGCGCTGGAAGCCGAAGGGCGCAAGCCTAAAATCGCCATGTTCTGCACAGGCGGCATACGCTGCGAAAAATCGACTGCCTTCGCCCTCTCCGAAGGGGTTGAGGATGTCTATCACCTCAAGGGCGGCATCCTGAAATATCTGGAAGATGTGCCCGAAGCTGAAAGCCTGTGGGAAGGCGAGTGTTTCGTGTTCGACCAGCGAGTGACCGTGCGCCACGGGCTGGAACCCGGCGCCTATGATCTGTGCCATGCCTGCCGCCGTCCGGTATCGGCTCAGGACAAGACATCACCGCTGTTCATTGACGGAATCCAGTGTCCTGCCTGCGCGGCCGAACGTACCGATGAACAGCGCGCGCGTTATGCTGCGCGCCAGCATCAGGAAGATCTTGCCCGTGCCCGCGGTACCCATCACATCGGCGGTGATGCCTGA
- a CDS encoding CorA family divalent cation transporter, which yields MSNTRSQMPFSVVAGQDMKPSGALPHGIANGLVWAVRARPGEDPSPLEPHEIESLLNDRTPPSNYPKPSESWAWLHFDTVHSSARQHVATLPCLPEDVSAMLAETEYGVMLEAMPGLVWGALPAFDDAVSEEDRDICAWRFAMRPDLLITTRRNPIPVLGAAFRTLRADSIPRSPAGVIDRALREFTGSVRRQIGKLDDELDRAEDALLLIERRTDLGHLGGIVGKGRRRATELRRVVTPIDRVLRDEDLELPEWAEDELRDRTERQVHAALDDMIALLDRARSLQDELGSSQAEETNRRLYILTAATILMFPATLVTGFFGMNTGGMYLAGGAYGTLEAGAVCFIAMILTWVFLKLARLL from the coding sequence ATGTCCAACACACGCTCACAGATGCCGTTCTCCGTTGTGGCGGGCCAGGATATGAAGCCGTCAGGCGCGCTGCCCCATGGCATTGCCAACGGGCTGGTATGGGCCGTCAGGGCCCGGCCGGGTGAGGACCCCTCGCCGCTTGAGCCGCATGAAATCGAGAGCCTGCTCAACGACCGCACGCCGCCTTCGAATTATCCCAAGCCCTCGGAAAGCTGGGCGTGGCTCCATTTCGATACGGTGCACAGCTCGGCCAGACAGCATGTGGCGACCCTGCCCTGCCTGCCCGAGGATGTCAGTGCCATGCTGGCCGAGACAGAATATGGCGTCATGCTGGAAGCCATGCCCGGCCTTGTCTGGGGGGCCTTGCCTGCGTTCGACGATGCCGTTTCAGAGGAAGACCGCGATATCTGCGCCTGGCGCTTTGCCATGCGTCCCGATCTTCTCATCACCACGCGGCGTAACCCCATCCCCGTGCTCGGTGCGGCTTTTCGCACCCTTCGTGCGGACTCCATTCCCCGCAGCCCTGCGGGTGTGATCGACCGCGCCCTTCGTGAGTTTACCGGCAGTGTGCGCCGCCAGATCGGCAAGCTGGATGACGAGCTGGACCGCGCCGAGGACGCGCTGCTGCTGATCGAGCGCCGCACCGATCTGGGTCATCTTGGCGGTATTGTGGGTAAGGGCCGACGCCGTGCCACTGAATTGCGTCGTGTGGTTACTCCTATCGATCGCGTATTGCGCGACGAGGATCTCGAACTGCCCGAATGGGCCGAGGACGAATTGCGTGACCGTACCGAGCGTCAGGTTCACGCTGCGCTCGATGACATGATCGCTCTTCTCGATCGTGCCCGCTCGTTGCAGGACGAGCTCGGGTCGTCACAGGCGGAAGAAACCAACAGGCGTCTTTATATCCTGACGGCGGCCACCATCCTCATGTTCCCGGCAACGCTGGTCACCGGGTTCTTTGGCATGAATACAGGCGGGATGTATCTCGCAGGCGGCGCCTATGGCACGCTCGAAGCCGGAGCCGTGTGCTTTATCGCCATGATCCTGACCTGGGTGTTCCTGAAACTCGCCCGCCTGCTCTGA
- the ahcY gene encoding adenosylhomocysteinase, with protein MTDYKVRDIALAEWGRKEISIAEGEMPGLMALREEYGASQPLKGARIAGCLHMTIQTAVLIETLTALGATVRWSSCNIFSTQDQAAAAIAATGVPVFAWKGLSEEEFWWCIEQTIKGPDGWTPNMILDDGGDLTVLMHDKYPEMLNDVRGLSEETTTGVHRLWEMAKKGTLKVPAINVNDSVTKSKFDNLYGCRESLVDAIRRGTDVMMAGKVAVVAGYGDVGKGSAASLRNAGCRVLVTEVDPICALQAAMEGYEVVTMEAAAPRGDIFVTCTGNVDIITVEHMREMKHRAIVCNIGHFDSEIQVEALRNYKWDNVKPQVDEIEFPDGKRIILLSEGRLVNLGNATGHPSFVMSASFTNQTLAQIELWTAKPGQYDVKVYTLPKKLDEKVAALHLAKVGAELSKMSDKQADYIGVPVAGPFKHEEYRY; from the coding sequence ATGACCGATTACAAGGTGCGCGACATCGCCCTGGCCGAATGGGGCCGCAAGGAAATCTCCATTGCCGAGGGCGAAATGCCCGGCCTGATGGCGCTCCGCGAGGAATACGGCGCCAGCCAGCCGCTCAAGGGCGCGCGCATTGCGGGCTGTCTGCACATGACCATCCAGACCGCCGTGCTGATCGAGACGCTGACGGCTCTGGGCGCAACCGTGCGCTGGTCGTCCTGCAACATCTTCTCGACCCAGGACCAGGCTGCTGCCGCCATCGCCGCGACCGGCGTGCCGGTTTTCGCCTGGAAGGGCCTGAGCGAGGAAGAATTCTGGTGGTGCATCGAGCAGACCATCAAGGGTCCTGATGGCTGGACACCGAACATGATTCTCGATGACGGCGGCGACCTGACCGTGCTCATGCACGACAAGTACCCCGAGATGCTGAACGACGTGCGCGGCCTGTCCGAAGAGACGACCACGGGCGTGCATCGCCTGTGGGAAATGGCGAAGAAGGGCACGCTGAAGGTTCCGGCCATCAACGTGAATGACAGCGTCACCAAGTCGAAATTCGACAATCTCTATGGCTGCCGCGAGAGCCTGGTGGACGCCATCCGCCGTGGCACCGACGTCATGATGGCGGGCAAGGTTGCCGTGGTTGCCGGCTATGGCGACGTAGGCAAGGGCTCGGCCGCCTCGCTGCGCAATGCAGGCTGCCGCGTGCTCGTGACCGAAGTCGATCCGATCTGCGCCCTTCAGGCCGCGATGGAAGGCTATGAGGTCGTGACGATGGAAGCCGCCGCACCGCGTGGCGATATCTTCGTGACCTGCACAGGCAATGTCGACATCATCACCGTCGAGCATATGCGCGAGATGAAGCACCGCGCCATCGTGTGCAATATCGGGCATTTCGACAGCGAAATTCAGGTCGAGGCCCTGCGTAACTACAAGTGGGACAACGTCAAGCCGCAGGTGGACGAGATCGAGTTCCCCGACGGCAAGCGCATCATCCTGCTGTCTGAAGGCCGCCTCGTGAACCTTGGCAATGCCACGGGTCACCCCTCCTTCGTGATGTCGGCGTCCTTCACCAACCAGACGCTTGCACAGATCGAACTCTGGACGGCCAAGCCAGGCCAGTACGACGTCAAGGTCTACACTCTGCCGAAGAAGCTGGACGAGAAGGTGGCTGCGCTGCATCTCGCAAAGGTCGGCGCCGAGCTGAGCAAGATGAGCGACAAGCAGGCCGATTACATCGGCGTGCCGGTTGCCGGTCCGTTCAAGCACGAAGAATACCGCTACTAA